Proteins from one Dehalococcoidia bacterium genomic window:
- a CDS encoding aryldialkylphosphatase: MTANVPNMAGKVMTVRGPIDPDQLGATLMHEHLFIALYRAFEPDHYTPATEWCLWEQDLTMDKLDLARDRKPIRDNWLLIDEQTAIDEALEFRHRGGGTIVEVTSIGIRRDPMAIARVSHATGLNVVMGAGWYQKLYHPEDMDQRTVEDLTDEIVRDVTVGVGDTGIRSGIIGEVGIEGAPITENEVKSIRASGRASRATGAPISFHRGGRGRERLAVIGMLGEEGTDLSRVIFGHSDPIATDTELMLELLSHGVYIQFDLLGRVGVPLRYAPVGDDLLSFSTSAGTAAVADAIPRLIEAGHADRILLSQDVCTKAHLKKYGGTGYSFIVEKFLPEMRSRGVSEEHIQMMMVENPQRILTFAEPQD; the protein is encoded by the coding sequence ATGACTGCGAACGTTCCGAACATGGCTGGCAAGGTGATGACGGTCAGGGGGCCCATTGACCCGGACCAGCTTGGGGCCACTCTGATGCATGAGCACCTGTTCATAGCTCTCTACAGGGCCTTTGAGCCGGACCACTATACGCCGGCCACGGAGTGGTGCCTGTGGGAGCAGGACCTGACCATGGACAAGCTCGACCTGGCCCGCGACCGCAAGCCGATCCGCGACAACTGGCTGCTGATCGACGAGCAGACGGCAATTGATGAGGCCCTGGAGTTCCGGCATCGCGGTGGCGGCACCATCGTGGAGGTCACAAGCATCGGCATCCGGCGAGACCCGATGGCGATAGCTCGCGTGTCCCATGCCACCGGTCTCAACGTCGTCATGGGCGCGGGCTGGTACCAGAAGCTCTACCATCCGGAAGACATGGACCAGCGGACAGTCGAGGACCTGACCGACGAGATTGTCAGGGACGTCACCGTTGGCGTCGGTGACACCGGAATACGGTCGGGCATTATCGGAGAGGTCGGCATCGAAGGCGCGCCGATCACTGAGAACGAGGTCAAGAGCATACGCGCGTCCGGAAGGGCCAGCCGCGCAACGGGCGCTCCAATCTCGTTCCACCGCGGCGGCCGGGGACGCGAAAGGCTGGCGGTGATCGGCATGCTCGGCGAGGAGGGCACGGACCTCTCCCGCGTGATCTTCGGTCACAGCGATCCCATTGCCACCGATACGGAGCTGATGCTGGAGCTGCTGAGCCACGGGGTCTACATCCAGTTCGACCTGCTGGGACGTGTGGGCGTGCCGTTACGATACGCGCCGGTGGGCGACGACCTCCTTTCGTTCTCGACCAGCGCCGGAACTGCCGCGGTGGCCGACGCGATACCCAGGCTGATAGAAGCCGGACACGCCGACCGCATCCTGCTGTCCCAGGACGTATGCACCAAGGCGCATCTCAAGAAGTACGGCGGCACCGGGTACTCGTTCATCGTGGAGAAGTTCCTGCCTGAAATGCGCTCACGGGGCGTCTCGGAAGAGCACATCCAGATGATGATGGTCGAGAACCCCCAGCGTATCCTGACGTTCGCGGAGCCGCAGGACTAG
- a CDS encoding aryldialkylphosphatase yields the protein MTANVPNMAGKVMTVQGPRDPDVLGPTLMHEHLFIIFYRGVLPDHYTPATDWCLWEQELTMDKLDMVRARKPLRDNWLLIDEQAAIEEVMEFRYRGGGTIVDVTSIGLGRDPLALSRVSQSTGLNIVMGAGWYQKLYHPVDMDEKTVEEMTDEIIRDVTVGVGGTSIRSGIIGEVGIEGDPITENEVKSIRAAGRASRATGAAISFHRGGVGREKLAVIGMLGEEGTDMSRVIFGHSDPIAGDLDLMLELLGQGVYIQFDLLGRLGSPLRFVPDGDDFGTFFTGAGTAAVAEAIPQLIEAGYGDRILLSQDVCGKVQLKRYGGTGYSFIMERFLPELRSRGVAEEHIDMMMVENPQRILTFVEPQG from the coding sequence ATGACTGCGAACGTACCGAACATGGCTGGCAAGGTGATGACCGTCCAGGGCCCCAGGGACCCGGACGTGCTGGGGCCCACCCTGATGCATGAGCACCTGTTCATCATCTTCTACAGGGGCGTGCTGCCGGACCACTACACACCCGCCACCGACTGGTGCCTGTGGGAGCAGGAGCTGACCATGGACAAGCTGGACATGGTGCGGGCCCGAAAGCCACTGCGGGACAACTGGCTGCTCATCGACGAGCAGGCGGCGATAGAAGAGGTGATGGAGTTTCGGTATCGCGGCGGAGGAACGATCGTCGACGTCACCAGCATCGGCCTCGGGAGAGACCCACTGGCACTGTCTCGAGTATCTCAGTCCACCGGTCTCAACATCGTCATGGGCGCCGGTTGGTACCAGAAGCTCTACCACCCCGTCGATATGGACGAGAAGACCGTCGAGGAGATGACCGACGAGATTATCCGGGACGTCACCGTTGGCGTCGGGGGCACCAGCATCCGCTCAGGCATCATCGGAGAGGTAGGCATCGAAGGCGACCCGATCACTGAGAACGAGGTCAAGAGCATACGGGCGGCCGGTCGTGCCAGTCGCGCCACCGGCGCCGCAATCTCGTTCCACCGCGGAGGCGTTGGACGGGAGAAGCTGGCGGTGATTGGTATGCTCGGCGAAGAGGGCACGGACATGTCCCGCGTGATCTTCGGCCACAGCGACCCTATCGCTGGAGACCTCGACCTCATGCTGGAGCTGCTGGGCCAAGGGGTCTACATCCAGTTCGACCTGCTGGGTCGGCTTGGCTCGCCCCTGCGGTTCGTGCCGGATGGCGACGACTTCGGGACGTTCTTCACCGGCGCCGGAACGGCTGCGGTGGCTGAGGCGATTCCGCAGCTCATCGAGGCCGGGTACGGAGATCGCATCCTGCTGTCCCAGGACGTGTGCGGCAAGGTACAGCTCAAGCGATACGGCGGAACGGGCTACTCCTTCATCATGGAGAGATTCCTGCCCGAACTGCGCTCCAGAGGTGTCGCCGAAGAGCACATCGATATGATGATGGTGGAGAATCCGCAGCGGATCCTGACGTTCGTGGAGCCGCAGGGGTAG
- a CDS encoding NERD domain-containing protein — MKTIVLSDHTGDMIAMQERQHYQQYDVEMARYERESEALTRRVEDEYESRMSAYQRELVDWNAMSWVRKFVDGVSKWRVLLLLCLAVMVASVFAYVMMPENWEILLAIPVTVGFMGLFFPTRVPKQPSREQISMRWVEPPRPPRGESSDEELMWQAGNEGERRVTEHLSSLLDDDWTLISGYRGPGGEVDQILVGPLGVCALETKYLNGRVFVSGDTWVRQPRGVGTAHRGPQRSLTQ, encoded by the coding sequence ATGAAGACGATAGTCCTGTCCGATCACACCGGCGACATGATCGCCATGCAGGAGCGTCAGCACTACCAGCAGTATGACGTTGAGATGGCCCGGTACGAGAGAGAGTCCGAAGCCCTCACCAGGCGTGTTGAGGACGAGTACGAAAGCCGGATGTCCGCGTACCAGCGCGAACTCGTGGACTGGAACGCCATGAGCTGGGTGCGGAAGTTCGTCGATGGGGTATCGAAGTGGAGGGTGTTGTTACTGCTGTGTCTCGCCGTGATGGTCGCCTCCGTTTTCGCCTACGTGATGATGCCGGAAAACTGGGAGATCCTGCTGGCGATTCCGGTGACGGTCGGGTTCATGGGGCTCTTCTTCCCGACCCGTGTGCCGAAGCAGCCATCGCGGGAGCAGATCAGCATGCGCTGGGTGGAGCCCCCGCGACCCCCGCGAGGGGAGTCCAGCGACGAGGAACTGATGTGGCAGGCCGGAAACGAGGGAGAGCGCAGGGTGACTGAGCACCTGTCCAGCCTGCTGGACGATGACTGGACACTTATCTCAGGCTATCGGGGTCCGGGCGGCGAGGTCGACCAGATACTCGTCGGGCCGCTCGGAGTGTGCGCGCTGGAGACGAAGTACCTGAACGGCAGGGTGTTTGTCAGCGGAGACACCTGGGTACGGCAACCTCGTGGAGTCGGAACGGCCCATCGAGGACCGCAGAGGTCGCTCACCCAGTGA
- a CDS encoding NAD(P)-dependent oxidoreductase gives MIVVTGAAGRLGRMVVQLLVDQGREVLATDQLDADDLPAEFVRCDLVDAEAVGDILKDAEAVIHMGAIPGPMRDPPRVIFDNNVASTFNVMMSAAELGLRRVVFSSSAFGMGWAHDGNAFVPLYLPLDEEHPMMPFEPYGLSKQVGEDIGRMIARNSDTTVVNLRFTNVALPEVIAEFPWPAPTPEDPLTLVMWAYAEASGVAEAHVLALDAEIEEYEAFMLAQPSSRFAEPTVDLARSNFGDRVEIREGLEGTASVISTEKAQRLLGWRPRFDWR, from the coding sequence ATGATAGTGGTAACCGGAGCGGCGGGGAGGCTGGGACGGATGGTGGTCCAACTGCTGGTGGACCAGGGCCGGGAAGTTTTGGCGACGGACCAGCTGGATGCCGATGACCTTCCGGCGGAGTTTGTTCGCTGTGATCTCGTGGACGCCGAGGCGGTTGGGGACATCCTCAAGGATGCCGAGGCCGTCATTCACATGGGCGCCATACCTGGGCCGATGCGTGATCCCCCCAGGGTTATCTTCGACAACAACGTCGCCAGCACCTTCAACGTCATGATGTCGGCGGCGGAGCTTGGACTGCGGCGCGTGGTCTTCTCATCCAGTGCCTTCGGCATGGGGTGGGCACACGACGGCAACGCTTTCGTGCCGCTGTACCTGCCGCTCGACGAGGAGCATCCCATGATGCCCTTCGAGCCTTACGGGCTGTCCAAGCAGGTTGGAGAGGACATCGGCAGGATGATCGCCCGCAACTCGGACACCACCGTCGTCAACCTGCGGTTCACCAACGTGGCGCTTCCCGAGGTCATAGCGGAGTTCCCCTGGCCAGCGCCCACACCGGAGGACCCACTGACGCTGGTGATGTGGGCATACGCAGAGGCCAGCGGCGTGGCCGAGGCGCATGTGCTGGCGCTGGACGCGGAGATAGAAGAGTACGAGGCCTTCATGCTCGCGCAGCCATCCAGCCGATTCGCAGAGCCCACGGTCGACCTAGCCAGGAGCAACTTCGGAGACCGCGTGGAGATACGTGAGGGCCTGGAAGGCACCGCCAGCGTCATCAGCACGGAAAAGGCGCAGCGACTACTGGGCTGGAGACCTCGCTTCGACTGGCGGTGA
- a CDS encoding ABC transporter substrate-binding protein — MKLTSFLLLSSIVVLALVAVACAGEEETPAPAAQPAPTTAPAAPAPAAPAQPAPAPTAAPAPAAAPPAMAMEQSGNLVWCCQLSHPNDVPSYVPFFTAVSDHYGSKEPLLWRERAPIPQIGAINTDQSLAEAWEVSPDQSSITFKIRQGVPFHKGWGDVTAHDVVWSFNNAKSEGNTNPRSGFWGEYTDRWEVIDDNTAVMHVKGNLSVRWSVELSNQWRNTGSVQSKKAFDDLGQDEANLTFAGTGPFEVMQWVPDEVLQAEALPTHYREAAKVESLEIRVIPETASQIAALEAGEVHIAPIPNQFLNDVLGNIDGTKKRVGLGSSVFVAFGGNYWAQIARASGETVFPREGFKPDEDHPWIGDPADDASMDRSLKVRQALAMAIDRDLISEAIEQGLAPPHYTFIGFTEDEPQWMDSWKIPFDPDMSKQLLDEAGYSDGIKTDFWTTPGGASQEIAEAIAQMWGDIGVDVSMEVTAYGARRPTLINRNISIPYMSGNAVGDHTDPQGRLISPEKGGANRGIELPNDILDEFYYPSLSEPSEEKRIANNVAIQDYLSRWMLNSPLVLRLNFIAVSPQVAEWTPYTDTFGQINSPETVVLK, encoded by the coding sequence ATGAAGCTGACGTCTTTCTTGCTCTTGAGTTCGATCGTAGTTCTGGCACTTGTGGCAGTCGCATGTGCCGGGGAGGAGGAAACTCCCGCCCCGGCGGCTCAACCCGCGCCAACAACGGCGCCTGCGGCTCCCGCTCCGGCGGCTCCGGCTCAGCCAGCTCCCGCACCGACGGCGGCTCCCGCTCCGGCAGCAGCGCCTCCGGCCATGGCGATGGAGCAGTCCGGCAATCTTGTCTGGTGCTGCCAGCTCAGTCATCCAAACGATGTGCCGAGCTACGTCCCGTTCTTCACGGCGGTGAGCGACCACTATGGCAGCAAGGAGCCTTTACTGTGGCGTGAGAGGGCGCCGATTCCACAGATCGGAGCCATCAACACGGACCAGAGCCTGGCAGAGGCCTGGGAGGTCTCCCCTGACCAGTCCTCGATCACATTCAAGATCCGGCAGGGGGTCCCGTTCCACAAGGGATGGGGCGACGTGACTGCCCATGACGTGGTGTGGAGCTTCAACAACGCCAAGTCAGAGGGCAACACCAACCCTCGTTCCGGCTTCTGGGGCGAGTACACCGACAGGTGGGAGGTTATCGACGACAACACCGCCGTCATGCACGTAAAGGGTAACCTGAGCGTCAGGTGGAGCGTGGAGCTTTCCAACCAGTGGAGAAACACGGGCTCCGTCCAGAGCAAGAAGGCTTTCGACGACCTCGGCCAGGACGAAGCCAACCTGACCTTTGCGGGCACGGGCCCCTTCGAGGTCATGCAGTGGGTGCCCGACGAGGTGCTCCAGGCAGAAGCCCTCCCAACCCACTACAGGGAGGCCGCCAAGGTGGAGAGCCTGGAGATCCGCGTAATCCCGGAGACTGCCAGCCAGATCGCCGCTCTCGAGGCCGGAGAGGTCCACATTGCGCCGATCCCCAACCAGTTCCTGAATGACGTACTGGGAAACATCGACGGCACCAAGAAGAGGGTCGGCCTGGGTAGCAGCGTCTTCGTGGCCTTCGGAGGCAACTACTGGGCTCAGATCGCGAGAGCGTCCGGTGAGACGGTATTCCCGAGAGAGGGATTCAAGCCGGATGAAGATCATCCGTGGATCGGCGACCCGGCAGACGACGCAAGCATGGACCGCTCCCTCAAGGTGCGCCAGGCGCTGGCAATGGCCATCGACCGCGACCTGATAAGCGAAGCCATCGAGCAGGGACTCGCTCCGCCTCACTACACCTTCATCGGCTTCACGGAAGACGAGCCGCAGTGGATGGATAGCTGGAAGATACCGTTCGACCCCGACATGTCGAAGCAGCTTCTGGATGAAGCTGGATACTCAGACGGAATCAAGACGGACTTCTGGACCACGCCTGGAGGCGCGTCACAGGAGATAGCCGAGGCCATCGCGCAGATGTGGGGTGACATAGGCGTCGATGTTTCGATGGAGGTTACGGCCTACGGCGCAAGGCGCCCGACCCTGATCAACCGGAACATCTCGATCCCATACATGTCAGGCAACGCCGTCGGTGACCATACGGACCCCCAGGGCCGGCTGATCAGCCCTGAAAAGGGAGGGGCGAACCGTGGCATCGAGCTTCCGAACGACATCTTGGACGAGTTCTACTATCCCAGCCTTTCGGAACCAAGCGAAGAGAAGCGCATAGCCAACAACGTGGCCATCCAAGACTACCTCTCCAGGTGGATGCTGAACTCGCCCCTGGTGCTGCGGCTGAACTTCATTGCCGTCAGCCCACAGGTCGCGGAGTGGACTCCCTATACGGACACGTTTGGACAAATCAACTCGCCTGAGACCGTTGTACTGAAGTAA
- a CDS encoding aryldialkylphosphatase — protein MTTNAPNMAGKVMTVRGPIDPADLGLTLMHEHLFIVIFKALEPDDNTPATDWRLWDQTLTMDKLDLARARKPIRDNGILVDEREAIDEAMEFRYRGGGTIVDVTSIGIRRDPLALSRVSHATGLNVVMGAGWYQKLYHPADMDQKTVEEMTDEIVRDVTLGVGDTGIRSGIIGEVGIEGNPITENEVKSIRASGRASRATGAPISFHRGGVGREKLTVIGILGEEGTDMSRVIFGHSDPIASDLDLMLELLDHGVYIQFDLLGRVGAPLRYAPDDDDLQSFSTSAGAAAVADAIPRLIEAGHADRILLSQDVCNKNHLKRYGGTGYSFIVERFLPELRSRGVAEEHIEMMMVENPQRILTFVEPQS, from the coding sequence ATGACTACAAACGCGCCGAACATGGCCGGCAAGGTGATGACTGTCAGAGGTCCCATCGACCCGGCCGATCTGGGCTTAACCCTGATGCACGAGCACCTGTTCATCGTTATTTTCAAGGCATTAGAGCCGGACGATAACACTCCGGCCACAGACTGGCGCCTGTGGGACCAGACACTGACCATGGACAAGCTCGACCTGGCCCGCGCCCGCAAGCCGATCCGGGACAACGGGATACTGGTGGACGAAAGGGAGGCGATAGATGAGGCCATGGAGTTCCGCTACCGTGGCGGCGGCACCATCGTCGACGTCACCAGCATCGGCATCCGGCGAGACCCGCTGGCCCTGTCCCGAGTATCGCATGCCACCGGCCTCAACGTCGTCATGGGCGCAGGATGGTACCAGAAGCTCTACCATCCCGCAGACATGGACCAGAAGACCGTCGAGGAGATGACCGACGAGATCGTCCGGGACGTTACACTTGGCGTCGGAGACACTGGCATCCGCTCAGGCATTATCGGAGAGGTGGGAATCGAGGGCAATCCGATCACCGAGAACGAGGTCAAGAGCATCCGCGCCTCCGGTCGGGCCAGCCGCGCTACGGGCGCCCCAATCTCATTCCACCGCGGCGGCGTTGGCCGGGAGAAGCTGACGGTGATCGGCATCCTTGGCGAAGAAGGCACGGACATGTCTCGGGTGATCTTCGGTCACAGCGACCCCATCGCCAGCGACCTGGACCTGATGCTGGAGCTGCTCGACCACGGAGTCTACATCCAGTTCGACCTGCTTGGGCGGGTGGGCGCGCCGCTGCGATATGCGCCGGACGACGACGACCTCCAGTCGTTCTCGACCAGCGCCGGAGCGGCTGCGGTGGCAGACGCAATACCCAGGCTCATAGAGGCAGGCCATGCAGACCGCATCCTGCTGTCCCAGGACGTGTGTAACAAGAACCATCTCAAACGATACGGTGGTACGGGATACTCCTTCATCGTGGAGAGGTTCCTGCCCGAACTGCGCTCCCGGGGCGTCGCCGAAGAGCACATAGAGATGATGATGGTCGAGAACCCGCAGCGTATTCTTACCTTTGTAGAACCTCAGAGTTAA
- a CDS encoding DUF1989 domain-containing protein produces MPAPRVIYLPKPGSPIDVDREFYGRLGDETESRSLVDQFVVPIRSGRAWPVLAGQICRIVVVEGAQVADFNAWNLNNPRERFWAARTKQLHRAHVTKFDRLWSSLPYLRPMLTITGDSVDYGLDEDGAGCHDLLGTRCDPYVHKLLNGEDFDYCCHSNLVRAVTPYHLDESDVHDVLNIFQVTGLTRDDRYFVKPSPARQGDYFEFFAEIDLLCAISTCPHGDLSVQVWGEDDAIDPIETCNPLGVEIYQPSSELLEGWESPPTIDYRGIHGLDRS; encoded by the coding sequence ATGCCTGCTCCTCGAGTGATCTACCTGCCCAAGCCGGGAAGTCCGATCGACGTCGACAGGGAGTTCTACGGTCGGCTGGGCGACGAGACGGAGTCCCGCAGCCTGGTCGATCAGTTCGTGGTGCCGATTCGCTCCGGCAGGGCGTGGCCGGTGCTTGCAGGCCAGATATGCCGCATCGTCGTGGTGGAGGGCGCGCAGGTCGCCGACTTCAACGCGTGGAACCTCAACAATCCACGCGAGAGGTTCTGGGCGGCGCGCACCAAGCAGCTGCACAGGGCGCATGTGACCAAGTTCGACCGGCTGTGGTCGAGTCTTCCGTACCTGCGACCAATGCTCACCATCACCGGCGACTCGGTGGACTACGGGCTGGACGAGGACGGCGCCGGATGTCACGACCTGCTCGGCACCCGCTGTGACCCGTACGTACACAAGCTGCTGAACGGGGAGGACTTTGACTACTGCTGCCACTCGAACCTGGTGCGGGCCGTCACTCCGTACCACCTCGACGAGAGCGACGTCCACGACGTGCTCAACATCTTCCAGGTGACTGGACTCACCAGGGACGACCGCTACTTCGTTAAGCCATCGCCCGCGAGGCAGGGGGACTACTTCGAGTTCTTCGCTGAGATAGACCTGCTCTGCGCAATCTCCACCTGTCCGCATGGAGACCTGTCGGTACAGGTCTGGGGAGAGGACGACGCCATCGATCCCATCGAAACCTGCAATCCGCTGGGGGTCGAGATCTACCAGCCCAGTTCTGAGCTGCTGGAGGGCTGGGAGTCGCCTCCGACGATCGACTACCGGGGGATTCATGGACTGGATCGTTCGTGA
- a CDS encoding ABC transporter permease, with amino-acid sequence MSSQEMELAEAQSAVSPQRGWRRLLSRTLIGSQRNPTLAFGLIILVIMAVVAIISPFITGEAILTSFEDRLISPSIDGFWFGTDNFGRDVYARTLQGSRISLLVGFSVALLVTVFGLIFGLISGYIRVVDNVLMRVMDGMMAMPTILLALAIITLLGSSVQNVIIVITIVDTPRMVRIVRGATLSLREQMFVDAAEAVGVPVWRILVFHIAPNTIAAVLVQATFVFAAAILTEAALSFLGAGTPPIIPSWGNIMGEGRQYLQVAFWITFFPGLFLSVTVLAINLAGDGLRDILDPRLRHRG; translated from the coding sequence ATGAGCTCTCAGGAAATGGAGCTGGCGGAGGCGCAATCAGCCGTTTCCCCACAGAGGGGTTGGAGGCGCCTCCTTTCCAGGACGCTCATAGGGTCCCAGCGCAATCCCACGCTCGCGTTTGGCCTCATCATACTCGTCATCATGGCGGTAGTTGCGATAATATCGCCCTTCATTACAGGCGAGGCCATTCTCACCAGCTTCGAAGACCGGCTGATCTCTCCTTCAATAGACGGGTTCTGGTTCGGGACGGACAACTTCGGTCGGGACGTTTACGCTCGCACCTTGCAGGGAAGTCGCATCTCACTGCTGGTCGGTTTCTCAGTCGCGCTACTTGTAACCGTGTTCGGCCTTATCTTTGGCCTGATCTCCGGGTACATTCGAGTAGTCGACAACGTCCTGATGCGTGTCATGGACGGCATGATGGCCATGCCGACCATACTTCTGGCTCTTGCCATCATCACGCTGCTGGGGTCGAGCGTACAGAACGTCATAATCGTTATCACGATAGTAGACACGCCCCGCATGGTGAGAATAGTACGCGGGGCGACACTCAGCCTACGGGAGCAGATGTTCGTGGACGCCGCAGAGGCGGTCGGTGTGCCGGTGTGGCGCATCCTGGTATTTCACATCGCTCCCAACACGATTGCGGCTGTACTGGTGCAGGCCACGTTCGTGTTCGCAGCAGCGATCCTCACAGAGGCGGCCCTTAGCTTTCTCGGAGCAGGCACGCCGCCTATCATTCCCAGCTGGGGAAACATAATGGGAGAGGGCCGCCAGTATCTCCAGGTAGCGTTCTGGATTACGTTCTTCCCAGGCCTGTTCCTTTCAGTGACCGTACTGGCGATAAATCTCGCAGGTGACGGCCTGCGCGACATTCTGGACCCTCGCCTGAGGCACCGGGGCTAG
- a CDS encoding thiamine pyrophosphate-binding protein, translating to MVQMSGGEALAKSLVREGVEVVFGIPGIQIYGIVDGLRNEPGIRMISTRHEQATTYMADGYARASGEPGVALVVPGAGLYNAASGLTNAYSRSMPVLLIAGQIPRGAIGKNLGAVHEIADQSGTVRSVTKWQRQASRPREVPDAVFEAFRQMRTGRPRPVLIEMPPEAGVEREEVQLRDPARISRIVPSPDDLREAAQIIAQSSTPLIFAGGGVARSDAEQALVRLAEATNIPVITSSGGKGVIPDSHPLSYGSCFSPRGERQEMNQLFGVMQSADVVIGIGARFSLGNPAGEASTLVNINIDDTELTRVQSNTIPLHGDARVTIEALLPYLMEAGAGERPSTAEAVSAARSLIGHYDTELKEPLYEVLEAIRDGTPDDAFIVWDVTQFGYYARTHWQVNQPKTYIDSGYSFNLGYAFPTALGVKVAKPNRPVVCMAGDGGFMFNSSELATAMKYGINVVTVLFRNDSYGNVARDLDDAFGGSYGTDLHNPDFVKFAESFGAVGMRADDPMDLERLIPLALEQQAPVVIDVPFGDLPMPRAPQFAPFYNLPWTMPQEGLIQS from the coding sequence ATGGTGCAAATGAGTGGTGGAGAAGCCCTCGCCAAGTCTCTGGTTAGAGAGGGAGTCGAGGTCGTATTCGGCATCCCGGGCATACAGATCTACGGCATTGTCGACGGGCTGAGAAACGAGCCCGGCATTCGGATGATCTCGACGCGCCACGAACAGGCCACGACATACATGGCCGACGGCTACGCTCGTGCTTCAGGCGAGCCCGGAGTCGCGCTGGTTGTCCCTGGGGCGGGTCTCTATAACGCAGCGTCCGGCCTGACCAACGCATACTCCCGCTCCATGCCCGTGCTCCTCATCGCGGGCCAGATCCCACGAGGCGCCATCGGCAAGAACCTCGGAGCCGTGCATGAAATCGCAGACCAGTCCGGCACGGTGCGCTCAGTGACGAAGTGGCAGCGACAGGCGTCCAGACCCCGCGAGGTCCCAGACGCCGTGTTCGAAGCATTCAGGCAGATGCGCACCGGCCGACCCCGTCCGGTCCTTATCGAGATGCCCCCCGAAGCCGGGGTGGAGCGGGAGGAGGTCCAGCTCAGAGACCCAGCCCGTATCTCGCGCATAGTGCCGAGTCCGGATGACCTTCGGGAGGCGGCGCAGATCATCGCGCAGTCCAGCACGCCCCTGATATTCGCAGGGGGCGGAGTGGCGCGCTCCGACGCTGAGCAGGCACTTGTCAGGCTGGCCGAGGCGACGAACATCCCTGTGATTACATCCAGCGGCGGCAAGGGGGTCATCCCCGACAGCCATCCGCTGTCCTACGGCTCCTGCTTCAGTCCCAGGGGCGAGAGACAGGAGATGAACCAGCTCTTCGGGGTGATGCAGTCTGCCGACGTGGTGATAGGAATCGGAGCCCGCTTCTCGCTGGGCAATCCTGCCGGCGAGGCGTCCACGCTGGTGAACATCAATATAGATGACACGGAGCTCACGAGGGTCCAGTCCAACACCATTCCGCTGCACGGCGACGCCAGGGTGACGATCGAAGCGTTGCTTCCGTACCTCATGGAGGCAGGGGCCGGAGAGCGGCCGTCGACTGCCGAAGCGGTGAGCGCAGCCCGCAGCCTGATTGGCCACTACGACACCGAACTCAAGGAGCCCCTGTACGAGGTACTGGAGGCGATAAGGGACGGCACTCCTGACGACGCGTTCATAGTCTGGGACGTTACGCAGTTCGGCTACTACGCCCGCACTCACTGGCAGGTGAATCAACCGAAGACCTACATAGACTCGGGCTACTCGTTCAACCTGGGCTACGCGTTCCCGACGGCTCTGGGTGTCAAGGTCGCGAAGCCGAACCGTCCCGTCGTCTGCATGGCCGGAGATGGCGGGTTCATGTTCAACTCGTCCGAGCTTGCCACCGCTATGAAGTATGGGATCAACGTTGTGACCGTGCTGTTCCGAAACGACTCATACGGCAACGTCGCTCGCGACCTCGATGACGCATTTGGCGGATCCTATGGCACCGATCTGCACAATCCCGACTTCGTGAAGTTCGCAGAGTCGTTCGGCGCAGTGGGGATGAGGGCAGACGACCCGATGGATCTGGAGAGGCTGATACCGCTCGCCCTGGAGCAGCAGGCCCCGGTCGTCATCGACGTGCCGTTCGGAGATTTGCCGATGCCGCGCGCGCCTCAGTTCGCACCGTTCTACAACCTGCCCTGGACCATGCCGCAGGAGGGCCTCATCCAGTCCTGA